The Deltaproteobacteria bacterium DNA segment AGTGGACCTCCACTGAAAAGCCCACGTCGCCAAATGTAGGGTTGTAGCCGATGTTGGTCACGCCGTCATATAACCCGTCAGCATGAATCACTTTAACGGCATAAACACCGGTTTTGGGGATAAGTTCATCAATCAGCCGCAGGTTCGCGGTGGGGAAACCCAGAAGCCTGCCTCCTCTGTCCCGGCCCCGTATGACCTGGCCGGCGATACGGTAACGCCGGCCCAGTAAGGCTGGAGCTTTTTCAACATTGCCTGAGGTTATTATCTCCCGGATTCTGGTGCTTGAAATAATTTGCTGATCTGCACTGTATTGGGGTCCAATGGTTTCGACTGAAAAGCCATGTTCTTGACCCATCTTGATAAGCAGGTCTCGATTGCCTCGACCCTTACGACCGAACCGAAAATCGTACCCGATAATTATTAATTTCACTCCAATGCCTTTGACAAGGATTTGGCGTACAAAGTCCTCAGCTTCGACTTGAGCCAGTTCGGGAGTGAAATCCAGACAGATGATCGCATCCATGCCCTGGGCCTCGATTAATTCCATCTTCTGTTCATAAAGGGTGATCAAAGGCAAGCGGTTGTTTTTGTTAATAA contains these protein-coding regions:
- a CDS encoding bifunctional riboflavin kinase/FAD synthetase, which produces MPIIRNLEKLRKSPHPVLTLGNFDGVHLGHQALFERVKQRAAATRGTSMVLTFEPHPMRVINKNNRLPLITLYEQKMELIEAQGMDAIICLDFTPELAQVEAEDFVRQILVKGIGVKLIIIGYDFRFGRKGRGNRDLLIKMGQEHGFSVETIGPQYSADQQIISSTRIREIITSGNVEKAPALLGRRYRIAGQVIRGRDRGGRLLGFPTANLRLIDELIPKTGVYAVKVIHADGLYDGVTNIGYNPTFGDVGFSVEVHCFDFDSDIYDQTIKIDFQARIRDEKKFSGPEELKDQITKDCQMAREILKTTDS